The Engystomops pustulosus chromosome 3, aEngPut4.maternal, whole genome shotgun sequence region GCCCCCGACCCCTGTGCCCGGTCACCAGGTCAGTGCGCCCTCCCGCCTACCCCTGTGCCCCGTCACCAGGTCAGTGCGCCCTCCCGCCTACCCCTGTGCCCCGTCACCAGGTCAGTGCGCCCTCCCGCCTACCCCTGTGCCCCGTCACCAGGTCAGTGCGCCCTCCCGCCGACCCCTGTGCCCCGTCACCAGGTCAGTGCGCCCTCCCGCCGACCCCTGTGCCCCGTCACCAGGTCAGTGCGCCCTCCCGCCGACCCCTGTGCCCCGTCACCAGGTCAGTGCGCCCTCCCGCCGACCCCTGTGCCCTGTCACCAGGTCAGTGCGCCCTCCTGCTGACCCCTGTGCCTCGTCACCAGGTCAGTGCCCACCCCTGTGCCCCGTCACCAGGTCAGTGCCCACCCCTGTGCCCCGTCACCAGGTCAGTGCCCACCCCTGTGCCCCGTCACCAGGTCAGTGCCCACCCCTGTGCCCCGTCACCAGGTCAGTGCCCACCCCTGTGCCCCGTCACCAGGTCAGTGCCCACCCCTGTGCCCCGTCACCAGGTCAGTGCCCACCCCTGTGCCCCGTCACCAGGTCAGTGCCCACCCCTGTGCCCCGTCACCAGGTCAGTGCCCACCCCTGTGCCCCGTCACCAGGTCAGTGCCCACCCCTGTGCCCCGTCACCAGGTCAGTGCCCACCCCTGTGCCCCGTCACCAGGTCAGTGCCCACCCCTGTGCCCCGTCACCAGGTCAGTGCCCACCCCTGTGCCCCGTCACCAGGTCAGTGCCCACCCCTGTGCCCCGTCACCAGGTCAGTGCCCACCCCTGTGCCCCGTCACCAGGTCAGTGCCCACCCCTGTGCCCCGTCACCAGGTCAGTGCCCACCCCTGTGCCCCGTCACCAGGTCAGTGCCCACCCCTGTGCCCCGTCACCAGGTCAGTGCCCACCCCTGTGCCCCGTCACCAGGTCAGTGCCCACCCCTGTGCCCCGTCACCAGGTCAGTGCCCACCCCTGTGCCCCGTCACCAGGTCAGTGCCCACCCCTGTGCCCCGTCACCAGGTCAGTGCCCACCCCTGTGCCCCGTCACCAGGTCAGTGCCCACCCCTGTGCCCCGTCACCAGGTCAGTGCCCACCCCTGTGCCCCGTCACCAGGTCAGTGCCCACCCCTGTGCCCCGTCACCAGGTCAGTGCCCACCCCTGTGCCCCGTCACCAGGTCAGTGCCCACCCCTGTGCCCCGTCACCAGGTCAGTGCCCACCCCTGTGCCCCGTCACCAGGTCAGTGCCCACCCCTGTGCCCCGTCACCAGGTCAGTGCCCACCCCTGTGCCCCGTCACCAGGTCAGTGCCCACCCCTGTGCCCCGTCACCAGGTCAGTGCCCACCCCTGTGCCCCGTCACCAGGTCAGTGCCCACCCCTGTGCCCCGTCACCAGGTCAGTGCCCACCCCTGTGCCCCGTCACCAGGTCAGTGCCCACCCCTGTGCCCCGTCACCAGGTCAGTGCCCACCCCTGTGCCCCGTCACCAGGTCAGTGCCCACCCCTGTGCCCCGTCACCAGGTCAGTGCCCACCCCTGTGCCCCGTCACCAGGTCAGTACAGCCTCCCGCCCACCCCTGTGCCCCGTCACCAGGTCAGTGCCCCCTCCCGCCCACCCCTGTGCCCCGTCACCAGGTCATTGGCCCCAACTTCCCCGTTCCACATCATTTGGTCAGGACATAGCTATGATGTCCCTCAGCCTCTGTGCTGACCCCACGCTGTGAGTCTTGAGGCCATAAACCAGGAGATAATGGAGTTCATCCTAATCATCTAATGTCCTTCTGTTTTGCAggctgccccctcctcactgctgCCCTCCAGAGGTCTCCTTACCACATCGCACCTCAATGTTTTTGAAATATGGAAGCCACCCACCAAGTACACCATAAACCCCATTGGGAAGAAGAAAACTGGCGGCCGCGATCACACTGGTGCGTCACCAAGTGACCATCAGATTGTATATTTTCTCTCAGATTTGGGAGACTTTTGTCTCATGTTGTCTAGTGTCTCGTATTTTCATTGTGCTCCAGGTCGGGTCCGTGTGCGTGGGGTCGGAGGGGGACACAAGCAGCTCTTCAGGATGATTGATCTTCAGAGATTGCGCTATGAGCCCGGGCGGGAGAACACTCCGTTCCAGGAGAAGGTGGTTGAGGTGCGCTATGACCCATGCAGGTAAGAGCTACACCAGATCACGTGTCTCCCCCACTAACGATTTCTTTTAATTCAGTTTTTTCCCCTGATATGACCCTAAgccttctgcccttcaccttgggGGGCGGTCATCTGGCTTCTGGCTCCTCACTTGTGACGCCCCCCCCTCCTGCAAATACACGTAACATGTAGCTCATGGTGTGGCCTTTGATCTGTGGTGTCCTGACTGCACTTGTATCACTTGGCAGGTCGGCAGACATTGCCCTAGTGGCCGGTGGGAAGCGGAAACGTTGGATTATTGCTACAGAGAACATGAAGGCTGGAGATCTTATCACGTCGTCAGGACACATTGGACGCATGGCGGGTATGTACCAAGGAGGGGACTGGGAGAGGAGCTCTGAACGTGTCACATGACTGTAACCCTCTGCTTCTATTTGCTAGTGTCTGCACAGGAGGGGGATGCTCACCCGCTCGGAGCGATGCCGGTCGGCACCTTGGTGAACTGCCTGGAAACCGAACCTGGGAAAGGAGCTTACTTTATCAGAGCTGCAGGTGAATTGAAGACACAAAACAACCCACCCACGATCAAAGAGGGCACCAGCCATATTTAATGTGTCGCTCTCTTCTTATAGGCACATGCGGGGTGTTACTGAGGAAGGTGAACGGAACGGCCATAGTGCAGCTGCCCTCCAAGAGACAGGTGCAGGTGAGTGTGTCCTGACCCCTCGAAACAATGTGCTGTTGTGTAGCCTGACCCATCTCTCCTTTGCAGGTGCTAGAAACCTGTGTGGCCACTGTGGGACGCGTCTCCAACATTGATCACAACAAACGGATAATCGGGAAGGCTGGGCGGAACCGCTGGTTGGGAATCAGACCATCCAGCGGACTCTGGAAGAGGAAGGGCGGATGGGCAGGACGCAAGATCAGACCGCTGCCCCCTCTAAAGAGCTATGTCCAGTTACCGAGTGCCAAACCCGCACCTCGAGCCTGACCTGCATTGACTGTTATGGTCTCTTCATTGATCGTACAAGGGGGCGGAGACTACCAGGAAACCGCTGGACTGTAACCCACAATGCCAGATTCTTTACCTAGGTGGCAGCACTGTGTTAGTGGGCGATATGAAGCTGCCGTCATCCGCACTGTAAGGATTGGTTGTGTTGTGTAATAAAATAAGTGAACCTCTTCTATAACAGATCATTGTTCCTTTTATTAGcggcactacaactcccatcatgcatTACAGAGGACATCATTTATAAGTGTTGATTTTCGCTGATGAGCAAAAGGGTAACAATGCTTTGAGCTTTTAACTTTCGGGCTCCGTTTCTCCCCTTCTTCTGCGGCTCTAGACGAGGCCACCATCATCTTCTCATACAGAAATGTGACTTGTATCCACCACAGCAGCTTCTTGTCACGTTACTGATGGTAGAAcaataatttttctttttgtataatACAAATTACTCCCTGTTCCCACATACACTAATAGTTCAGTGTGTTATTAGGATGAATCCCAGGCAAAAGGTCACTGGTTCAGTGGAGCAGCCACAGAGAAGATTTCCCATGAATACGGAATGAACTCCGTCCATCCATCCCGCAGACAAGAGGTGGACGTCCAGGCAAAACATTGAATTCGCTGATCACAAGGTCTATCGATTGTGACAGTGAGCTCGTCTGCTTTATAATAGCGAGATCACAGACCTCAATGTAAGCCCTGAGTGGCCGATTAATGGGAAAAGGGGATAATGGATTGACAAATTGTAGGAACTGTTAGGTGGAGGATGCTGATGGGACTGTCTCACAGCCAAAGACATTGGATAATGGACCAGGATGGATGGTGGTCTCGATGCTGAGCTACATGTCAGGATACTACATGATGAGTTACTTGAAACAATTGAGTATTATGGGTCGCTGATGCATCAAGATTGGAGAAGAATTGGGTCAATGACACAGAAGTAGTTACTGGATTGGCCTCTACAGTCCCTGGACCTCAACCCAATCCTACACTTGTGAGTGGAGATGAAAAATATGGTGATTGAGGAGTAGGCACTAACATCGGGAACTCGTAGAAGAGACATTGGGATCAGATTTCGGTGGAGACGTGTTTCTATATGATGGGGAGCGAGGCCGGGAGGTTTAAAGCCAAAGGTGGATTTACTAAGCAGTAACGATGTAGTAACATGAGAAGAACCTGCATAGCTCAGCACATGCTAATTAACTACAAGCCACATTTATGTATGAGAGATACAAAAGGCTTGTCTAAGAAATGATGGGAGTCTCCTGGTTAATCGACGGTGGGACATGGAGCCTGAGAGTCACAAGTTCTAAACCTTATTCCCGGATATGAACCCTTTAAATTAGACCTTTAATTCATGAACCAAGAAAGTCTGATGGGACTACTAGAGGATTGGAGGAGCAGTAAATGGATTTATGTGTCATATAACAGTAAAGGCAGAAGTCTGGTCCTATATGAGCTTCAATATGGAGACATCACAAGTCCCTCATCCAGATACCTCCCTGTATTATAGGAGATGAGGCTGAAGAAAGACGCAAATCCACCTCCTCCTCGTACCTTCTAGTAGTTCCTTGCAGGCTCCATACATGGTCACCAGTCTCATGACCATCTCACCAGCTCTAAAATCTAGTAACAAGGACAATATGGCCCCCGACTTGCGGAGCCCCATGTAGTAATAGGGCAGGTAGGAGACAACATTGAGCCGATGCTCTCCAGGGTCCGATGAGCATTGGGCCACTTTGTGGTAAGTCGTGTGTTAGTAGAGCTGGACTTTGGTAGACAGTGGTGAACGCACATTTATGTATCTTGAAGGAAGTGAGCATCAAGTGGAGGGTGAAGATTAGAGCTCAGGGGGAAAGGAAAGTTGTGTATGGTCATCATGAAGGGACGGAGATGCGACATGTTCAGCCAGATAGAAAGGAGCTTCCGAGGTCAGTGGAAGGGTTAACAattctggcagtgactggaggaagAAGACAACGAGGGAGAAGAAGGGAACAAAGGTGGgcgctgagagctgaggagtgattagcacagacaagtcacatgttgtttttggaaatgcatcccaaccaaagcccaacccctgggactacacagaggattctgtcagggtgcaaggtaagttataacacacaattatattgtaatgcaaatgcttagagaaagcagaaagacatcagCGCACTGCAGCTGTGATGGGCTCCTACAACCcagggaaaatgaggtccctgatgacaggttccctttaaagaggttggccactcttttacataatttGCCTTGTggcttttaaaaacaaaatatataccgtatattccggcgtataagacgacttttgaagagaggctgagccctctccatagccggtaagtctttgctgcatattttcacagcgtgggctgccggcaaagctgccggcagcctcaaaaagatacctgggatcgccgctccccgtgacgtcattggggacggcgatccgtctccatggtagcctcgggtcttccgaagacccgaggctatttcgttttaaccccttcattacaatgtgctgatagcacactgcaatgaatgaggaaaatccccatatactgccatactgtagtatggcagtatatgataggatcgatcagacaacctagggttaaagtaccctagggagtctgaaaaaaattataataaaaaaacctaaaatttcaaatcccccccctttccctagaactgatataaataaacagtaaaaatcataaacacatcaggtatcgacgcgtccgaaaatgcccgatctatcaaaatatgataacggtttttcaatgcgtttaaccccgtaacgtaaaatagcgcccaaagtcgaaaatggcacttttttgccattttgaaaaatataaaaaaatcgataaaaagtcatcaaaaggtcatacagtcctaaaaatgatatcattgaaaatattatcaaatttcgcaaaaaatgacaccacccacagctccgtacaccaaagtataaaaaagttattagcgccagaatttggcaaaatcaaaaaaataatttttgtacaggaggttttaatttttgtaaatgtatgaaaacattataaaacctttataaatttggtatccccgtaatcgtaccgacccaaagaataaagtagacctgtcatttggggcgctcagtgaaagacgtaatatccaagcccacaagaaaatggcgcaaatgcgttttttcaccattttcattgcatttggaatttttttcccgcttctgagtacatggcatggaatatttaataaaataaaaatctaaggtacagtatggtaacatttacagtaaaatggacgatggtaatgttgttgttgttgtatgccttatgtttatgagcggcAGTTTTCCTGCTGtacacctgcatgtcataagaatttaaattaaaaaaaaggaccatgttaaattcaaatctgtttttttttaatttttaccggtgttttgtatgcgttggaaaaggggtagtcttatacggcgaatatatcttaaactctatattttaaacaggaaagtaggggggtcgtcttatacgccggaatatacggtatatattttccAAAACACAAATACCCCAACATACATCTCCCCTGGGGTCCTGTATACTCTCTGTACAGTGTAGAGTTGTGACAGGCGTCTCGCCTCGCCCAGAAAGTGTAATGGAAAAGCCTCGAGCACAAGTTGCCATCGCTCATCAGAAATATCACCAACATCCGCCGCCCCATCGATTACAGACCTGGAGAGGAAATCCATCTAGGACCATGTGAAGCAGAGATATCGGTGGCAGCCACGTGGTCATTTTTGGCCACGCTTAACAACAGTGCATCTCTTTGAGGCGCCATAGGGGTATTCTGAGAGCTGTAGCTGGAGGGATCTGAAGAAATCTACCTACCGGTAGTACAAAATGGGATGTGAACGACAGGGGTGGGATCACTTACCTCTGCCTCCTTTAACCCTATACAATTGGGTTAAATGTGGTGTGGAGGGGGTAGACTGACTGGACATATTATAAATTTAATGGGGAGCTGTTcaggacttcccatcactactttACTGCCTggtggataatccctgaatgttcaggtgattcagcagtcctgctatctACTTttctgctgtgtgcagactctctgtgaatctttgtttacatgtctgagccctgatgaataggaggagctgcagcaggagatttagGACAGCAGGGAGAGAACAGGGAAAGACTGAAGTaggcaaaggtacaggtacatatacatgcagagacctgtctaatggaagagatttattgaaaagtggccaacccctttaaactacttTCCCCTCCGGAAAAGTAAAGTATGATATGTCCTTTCTAGATTACCCTCATTTATGTGCAATCTCACCAgtttacccccccaaaaaaaaaaatctcatccaaagtcatgtgacaacagagaagagtcacttttattGTGAGATGAGTAATGTTCAGAGGCTGCAAGGGAAAGTTACTCCCTCAGACTactctatcttctgttctatagcacctagaaacgtgCTGCTGTTGTCTTATTAAAGATAAAATTCTCTTCTTTCATTGCATCAGGCTAGTGACCTGCAGATATCCAtagctcctcccctgacatcacTTACTCCTCCTCTAAACTCACATAATCCTCCCCAACCCATAGCCCCTCCCCTGACACATAACTCCTCCTCTAACCTCACTGCATCAACCTGAATCCACAGCTCCTCCCCTGACCTCAAGTACTCCTCCTCTATGCTCACTGGCTCCTCCCCAACCCATAGCCCCTCCCCTAAGACATAACTCCTCCTCTAACCTCACTGCCTCCTcagctcctcccctgacatcaagTACTCCTCTTCTAACCTCACTAACTCCTCCTCAATCCATAGCCCCTCCCCTGACCTAAAATACTCCTCCCTAGTGAATCATTTAGGACTCCCCTGCTTTTACCTCTAATGTAAACCTTCACCCACATTTATAACTCCGCCTCTGTGACTCCTCCTAAATACATAATTACTAGTCTCCATTATTCTTTGAATTCCTAAGCTCCACCCCTTACTCTTTTCTTGGTATCAGACTCCTCCTTCATTTACAGATTGAATTGACTTTACACCTCCCCCTACCCTGGCTCCTCCCCTTTCAATACTCATTTAAAACCTGACTCCTCCCTCCCTGCAGACCCCTCCCATGCTTTGTTTCCCCGCCCTCGCTTAGCTCCCTCCCAATACTCCACGCATGTTCCTTAGTAGCAGCGGGGAGGGGCGTGGCCGCGCGTCACGTGATGACCTGACCCGGAAGAGGAGCCGGGCCGGCGTATTGGCTGCTGTATCTGAACAGATGAGGCCGCGTAACATCGGGGGCCAGACACCCGCCCCGCCCCCCCGCGGGCCACGGCCTCCAGGACACCCGGATGTGCGGCGGAGAGCTGAGGACGTGTCAGTACCGGCCGCCGCCGCTAGAGGTCAGTGTCGCCCTGTGTGAGGCGCCACCGCTGCTATAACCTCTgctgaccactagagggagacaACACACGTGATACTCATCCATCTCCATACAACATCCTGTGCCAAATAACCCGGGAAAATCACAGCAAAAATCACCTCATAACAAGTAACAACCTACAGCAAACATAACCTACCTCACCTCATAACAACCTACAGCCATCACCTCACACCAACCTAcatcacctcataacatcctacatcACCTCATAACAACCTACAGCCACAACAACCTACATCACCTCATAACCTACAGCCATAACAACCTACATCACCTCATAACAACCTACAGCCATCACCTCACACCAACCTACAGCCATCACCTCATAACAACCTACAGCCACAACAACCTACATCACCTCATAACAACCTACAGCCATCACCTCACAACTACCTACATCACCTCATAACAAGTAACAACCTACAGCCATCACCTCACACCAACCTACAGCCACAACAACCTACATCACCTCATAACCTACAGCCATAACAACCTACATCACTTCATAACTAGTAACAACCTACAGCCATAACAACCTACATCACTTCATAACTAGTAACAACCTACAGCCATCACCTCACACCAACCTACATCACCTCATAACAACCTACAGCCATCACCTCACAACTACCTACATCACCTCATAACAAGTAACAACCTACAGCCATCACCTCACACCAACCTACAGCCACAACAACCTACATCACCTCATAACCTACAGCCATAACAACCTACATCACTTCATAACTAGTAACAACCTACAGCCATAACAACCTACATCACTTCATAACTAGTAACAACCTACAGCCATCACCTCACACCAACCTACATCACCTCATAACAACCTACAGCCACAACAACCTACATCACCTCATAACAACCTACAGCCACAACAACCTACATCACCTCATAACAACCTACAGCCACAACAACCTACATCACCTCATAACAACCTACAGCCACAACAACCTACATCACCTCATAACAACCTACAGCCACAACAACCTACATCACCTCATAACAACCTACAGCCACAACAACCTACATCACCTCATAACAACCTACAGCCACAACAACCTACATCACTTCATAACTAGTAACAACCTACAGCCATCACCTCACACCAACCTACATCACCTCATAACAACCTACAGCCACAACAACCTACATCACCTCATAACAACCTACAGCCACAACAACCTACATCACCTCATAACAACCTACAGCCACAACAACCTACATCACCTCATAACAATCTACAGCCATCACCTCACACCAACCTACAGCCACAACAACCTACATCACCTCATAACCTACAGCCATAACAACCTACATCACTTCATAACTAGTAACAACCTACAGCCATAACAACCTACATCACTTCATAACTAGTAACAACCTACAGCCATCACCTCACACCAACCTACATCACCTCATAACAACCTACAGCCACAACAACCTACATCACCTCATAACAACCTACAGCCATCACCTCACAACTACCTACATCACCTCATAACAACCTACAGCCATCACCTCACACCAACCTACATCACCTCATAACAACCTACAGCCACAACAACCTACATCACCTCATAACAACCTACAGCCACAACAACCTACATCACCTCATAACAACCTACATCCACAACAACCTACATCACCTCATAACCTACAGCCACAACAACCTACATCACTTCATAACTAGTAACAACCTACAACAATCACCTCACACCAACCTACATCACCTCATAACAACCTACAGCCACAACAACCTACATCACCCCATAACAACCTACATCACCCCATAACAACCTACATCACATAACAACCTACATCACCTCATAACAACCTACAGCCACAACAACCTACATCACCTCATAACAACCTACAGCCACAACAACCTACATCACCCCATAACAACCTACAGCCACAACAACCTACATCACCCCATAACAACCTACATCACCCCATAACAACCTACATCACCTCATAACAACCTACATCACCCCATAACAACCTACATCACCTCATAACAACCTACAGCCATCACCTCAAAACAACCTACAGCCATCACCTCATAACAAGTAACAACCTACAGCCACAACAACCTACAGTCATCACCTCATAACAACCTACAGCCATCACCTCATAACAAGTAACAACCTACAGCCATCACCTCACGACAACCTACACAGCCACACCAACCTACAGCCATCACCTCACGACAACCTACAGCCATCACCTCACACCAACCTACAGCCATCACCTCACACCAACCTACAGCCATCACCTCATACCAACCTACAGCCATCACCTCACACCAACCTACAGCCATCACCTCACACCAACCTACAGCCATCACCTCACACCAACCTACAGCCATCACCTCACACCAACCTACAGCCATCACCTCACACCAACCTACAGCCATCACCTCACACCAACCTACAGCCATCACCTCACACCAACCTACAGCCATCACCTCACACCAACCTACAGCCATCACCTCACACCAACCTACAGCCATCACCTCACACCAACCTACAGCCATCACCTCACACCAACCTACAGCCATCACCTCATAACCTACAGCCATCACCTCACACCAACCTACAGCCATCACCTCACACCAACCTACAGCCATCACCTCACACCAACCTACAGCCATCACCTCACAACAACCTCCAGCCATCACCTCACAACAACCTCCAGCCATCACCTCACAACAACCTCCAGCCATCACCTCACAACAACCTCCAGCCATCACCTCACAACAACCTCCAGCCATCACCTCACAACAACCTCCAGCCATCACCTCACAACAACCTCCAGCCATCACCTCACAACAACCTCCAGCCATCACCTCACAACAACCTCCAGCCATCACCTCACAACAACCTCCAGCCATCACCTCACAACAACCTCCAGCCATCACCTCACAACAACCTCCAGCCATCACCTCACAACAACCTCCAGCCATCACCTCATACCAACCTACAGCCATCACCTTACAACAAGTAACAACCTACAGCCACAACAACCTACAGCCATCACCTCACACCATCCTACAGCCGTCACTTCCTCACGACAACCTTCGTCCGTCACCTCACGACAACCTTCGTCCGTCACCTCCTCACGACAACCTTCGTCCGTCACCTCCTCACGACAACCTACGGCCGTCACCTCCTCACGACAACCTACGGCCGTCACCTCCTCACGACAACCTACGGCCGTCACCTCCTCACGACAACCTACGGCCGTCACCTCCTCACGACAACCTACGGCCGTCACCTCCTCACGACAACCTACGGCCGTCACCTCCTCACGACAACCTACGGCCGTCACCTCCTCACGACAACCTACGGCCGTCACCTCCTCACGACAACCTACGGCCGTCACCTCCTCACGACACCCTACGGCCGTCACCTCCTCACGACACCCTACGGCCGTCACCTCCTCACGACACCCTACGGCCGTCACCTCCTCACGACACCCTACGGCCGTCACCTCCTCACGACACCCTACGGCCGTCACCTCCTCACGACACCCTACGGCCGTCACCTCCTCACGACACCCTACGGCCGTCACCTCCTCACGACACCCTACGGCCGTCACCTCCTCACGACACCCTACGGCCGTCACCTCCTCACGACACCCTACGGCCGTCACCTCCTCACGACACCCTACGGCCGTCACCTCATATATTTTATCTTATATTTTCTCAGTGTCAGCCATGTTGGTGGGGGAGCGGAGGAACGGCAATCTCCTGGTGCAGCTGGGTCCGAAGCTTCAGGCCCATCCGGAGGAGCTCCTGCGGCAGCGATGGAGCGTGGACAGTCATGTGGAGTATCTGATCCGCTGGGCAGTGCACAACACGGAGGAGTCAGGAGCCGGCAGCAGCGGGACGACCTCACAGGCGGAGAACAAGTCCTCCAACATCCTCATGTGGATGTCTGCGGAGGAAGTGTACAGCAACTGCCCCACTCTGTTGGGGAAGCGCAAACCTGAGGGGCCCGGGGTCCCAGAGGAGAAGACTACTGGGGCCCCAGATGAGGGCGCTCTGCAGGAAATGACTGAAGACGTCCGGATGCTGGTACAGAGAGCCGCCCGGCAGATGTCACACAGCTGTGGCCCCGACTCATCCATCCTCAACACCATCCACGTGCTGAGCGCTTACGCCAGTATCGGCTCCCTGGCCGGAGTCTTCAAGGAGACGGGAGCGCTGGACCTGCTCATGAAGATGCTCTGCAACTCGGAGAAGCAGATCCGTAAAAACGCTGGAAAGATGCTGCGCGCACTGGCGTCACATGATGCAGGTGGGGGCGGAGTGCTGAGTCCTGCAGGGCATGATGGGTAGATGGCATTGCCATCATGGTGGAGGCATATACCTCAGGATGTCACCCATCTTTACTAGGTTCCAGGTTTCCTGGTGATGGAAGAGATGGGTGATGCCCCATGTGGGAGCTCTGATGAAGCTGTAAGGTTGTCACCCAGATAAAACTGATGGGCACCTTGTGTTTTGCAGGAAGTCGCGCGCACGTCTTGTTGTCCCTCAGTCAGCAGGACGGCATTGAACAACACATGGATTTCGAGTCGCGCTTTACGCTGCTGCAGCTCTTTGCAGAGACGACCAGCTCAGAGGAACATTGCATCTCTTTCGATGGCATCCACCTACCTCAGGTAAGTGACTCTACTGCTGGTTACGTGGAGCCAGAGCTGCGTCCATCATATATAGTACAGATGTAGGAACAACAGATTAGTGCAGGATGTGAAGGTGAAAGAATAGTACTAATATCTTCTagaagaggaaggaggccatagatgtcCTCCAAAGGTGAGGATCAATGTATCTTCTAGAATCAGACTGTAGAGGTCCTCCAGAGGTGAACAAGTATCTTCTGGAGAGGAGgctttagatcagtgatggcaaaccttttagacactgagtgccataggttcgccaccactgctttagataATAATAATTAGTTTTCAAGTTAGAGAGGGTTGAAGGTGTCTTACAGTGGGGGATTCAATTATGTtctggaagaagaggaggaagtagACGTCCTCCAAGGCTGAGGCTTCAAGTGTCTCCTTTGAAGGAGAGGAGACTGGGAATGTTTTATAGAGTATCTTCTAGGAGAGAGAGCTGACTGAGAATGTCCTCCAGAG contains the following coding sequences:
- the MRPL2 gene encoding large ribosomal subunit protein uL2m, which gives rise to MALCGLSRAFRSLTLTCSKAATTVPRHQAAPSSLLPSRGLLTTSHLNVFEIWKPPTKYTINPIGKKKTGGRDHTGRVRVRGVGGGHKQLFRMIDLQRLRYEPGRENTPFQEKVVEVRYDPCRSADIALVAGGKRKRWIIATENMKAGDLITSSGHIGRMAVSAQEGDAHPLGAMPVGTLVNCLETEPGKGAYFIRAAGTCGVLLRKVNGTAIVQLPSKRQVQVLETCVATVGRVSNIDHNKRIIGKAGRNRWLGIRPSSGLWKRKGGWAGRKIRPLPPLKSYVQLPSAKPAPRA